A genomic window from Purpureocillium takamizusanense chromosome 2, complete sequence includes:
- a CDS encoding uncharacterized protein (EggNog:ENOG503PWNI), with the protein MTSSQPVLNQVVRYLEGPDGFEGWLVTVELALMASDLQDHTARTPDPATKDWVIDDIKTRGVIIHYISHDLIVKLKQDDWTPNSTAKATMERLKTILMHVAEDSRQDTIKQSFNIYLRKFGTIEQFIDKIHWCWTRLEAVLDKLDEKLFCIRSNGRLPGSRG; encoded by the coding sequence ATGACGTCTTCACAGCCGGTATTGAACCAGGTGGTTCGGTACCTTGAAGGCCCCGACGGCTTCGAGGGTTGGCTCGTGACAGTCGAGCTTGCCCTCATGGCCTCCGATCTTCAGGATCACACAGCCCGAACGCCTGACCCTGCGACTAAGGACTGGGTCATTGACGACATCAAGACCAGAGGCGTCATCATACACTACATCAGTCACGATCTGATTGTCAAGCTGAAGCAAGACGACTGGACTCCAAACTCCACGGCGAAGGCCACTATGGAGCGGCTCAAGACGATCCTCATGCACGTCGCGGAAGACTCGCGGCAAGACACGATAAAACAGTCCTTCAATATCTACCTCCGCAAATTCGGAACCATCGAACAATTCATTGACAAAATACATTGGTGCTGGACGCGACTCGAGGCAGTGCTTGACAAGCTTGACGAGAAGCTCTTCTGTATACGCAGCAATGGAAGGCTTCCGGGAAGCCGAGGCTGA